One window of Camelina sativa cultivar DH55 chromosome 4, Cs, whole genome shotgun sequence genomic DNA carries:
- the LOC104779911 gene encoding F-box/FBD/LRR-repeat protein At3g26920-like isoform X1 → MSQWISELPEALLLQILSLLPTKQVVAMSVLAKRWRYLWKMVPSLEFGYFMFSDNVSRCLLSNQDPVLQRLCLRIDYDYNSNMDIGVLMGIAFGLHVRNLELYVYAFEKFRFPTSLCNSESLETLKLSDAILVDVPSPICLKSLRTLHLHGVVYKDDESVSNLLSGCVSLENLVVHRFQQSDVNTFTIAVPSLQRLTLTSENDDEDSIYVINAPSLKYLEFQGVLDDNTFVIKNSPELVEASLRDIFDVFGHPNISVFENILRSLTSVKRLSLEILAPSKIKFPTGSIFFQLVYLELDTYEPMWWNVLMLMLDSSPNLQVLKLIRKSWRREDPEAYMKWNKPKYVPKCLLLHLETLVWKNYQGEIEDEKEVAKYILTNASRLKKATFSNAYIRPETSRQRLKELRSVVMASNSCKLVFKGHR, encoded by the exons ATGAGTCAGtg GATCAGTGAGTTGCCTGAAGCTCTGCTTCTTCAGATATTGTCTTTGCTTCCAACAAAACAAGTTGTAGCGATGAGTGTATTGGCTAAACGATGGAGGTATCTTTGGAAGATGGTGCCGAGTCTTGAGTTTggttattttatgttttcagaTAATGTCAGCAGGTGTTTGCTTTCAAATCAAGATCCGGTTCTTCAGAGGTTGTGTCTCAGAATAGATTATGATTATAACTCTAATATGGATATTGGGGTATTGATGGGAATTGCGTTTGGACTCCATGTGCGTAACTTGGAACTCTATGTTTACGCTTTTGAGAAGTTCAGATTTCCTACAAGCTTGTGTAACTCTGAATCACTAGAGACACTGAAGCTCAGTGATGCCATTCTTGTGGATGTCCCCTCTCCGATTTGTCTTAAGTCCCTTAGAACTCTACACCTTCACGGGGTGGTGTACAAGGACGATGAATCGGTTTCTAACCTCTTATCTGGTTGTGTTAGCCTGGAGAATTTGGTGGTTCATCGATTCCAACAATCTGATGTGAATACTTTCACTATTGCGGTGCCATCCTTGCAGAGGCTAACACTTACTTCtgaaaatgatgatgaagactCTATCTATGTGATAAATGCTCCTTCTTTGAAATACTTGGAGTTTCAAGGGGTTTTAGATGATAACACTTTTGTGATCAAGAATTCACCTGAGCTGGTGGAGGCAAGTTTGAGAgatatttttgatgtttttggtcaTCCGAACATTTCAGTCTTTGAGAACATTCTTAGATCCCTTACTTCAGTCAAACGCCTTTCATTGGAGATATTGGCACCTTCAAAG ATTAAGTTTCCTACTGGTAGCATCTTCTTCCAGCTGGTATATTTGGAGCTAGATACATATGAACCAATGTGGTGGAATGTGCTTATGCTTATGCTTGATAGTTCACCTAATTTACAAGTCCTCAAGCTTATCCGC AAGTCGTGGAGGAGGGAAGATCCAGAGGCCTATATGAAAtggaataaaccaaaatatgttCCAAAATGTTTGTTGCTCCATCTCGAGACATTAGTGTGGAAAAATTACCAAGGGGAAATAGAAGATGAGAAAGAGGTTGCCAAATACATCCTTACGAATGCAAGTCGTCTGAAAAAGGCAACTTTCTCCAATGCATATATTCGTCCTGAAACGAGTCGTCAGAGGTTGAAGGAATTGAGAAGTGTGGTCATGGCTTCGAACTCATGCAAGCTTGTGTTCAAAGGACATCGTTAA
- the LOC104779911 gene encoding F-box/FBD/LRR-repeat protein At3g26920-like isoform X2 has protein sequence MSVLAKRWRYLWKMVPSLEFGYFMFSDNVSRCLLSNQDPVLQRLCLRIDYDYNSNMDIGVLMGIAFGLHVRNLELYVYAFEKFRFPTSLCNSESLETLKLSDAILVDVPSPICLKSLRTLHLHGVVYKDDESVSNLLSGCVSLENLVVHRFQQSDVNTFTIAVPSLQRLTLTSENDDEDSIYVINAPSLKYLEFQGVLDDNTFVIKNSPELVEASLRDIFDVFGHPNISVFENILRSLTSVKRLSLEILAPSKIKFPTGSIFFQLVYLELDTYEPMWWNVLMLMLDSSPNLQVLKLIRKSWRREDPEAYMKWNKPKYVPKCLLLHLETLVWKNYQGEIEDEKEVAKYILTNASRLKKATFSNAYIRPETSRQRLKELRSVVMASNSCKLVFKGHR, from the exons ATGAGTGTATTGGCTAAACGATGGAGGTATCTTTGGAAGATGGTGCCGAGTCTTGAGTTTggttattttatgttttcagaTAATGTCAGCAGGTGTTTGCTTTCAAATCAAGATCCGGTTCTTCAGAGGTTGTGTCTCAGAATAGATTATGATTATAACTCTAATATGGATATTGGGGTATTGATGGGAATTGCGTTTGGACTCCATGTGCGTAACTTGGAACTCTATGTTTACGCTTTTGAGAAGTTCAGATTTCCTACAAGCTTGTGTAACTCTGAATCACTAGAGACACTGAAGCTCAGTGATGCCATTCTTGTGGATGTCCCCTCTCCGATTTGTCTTAAGTCCCTTAGAACTCTACACCTTCACGGGGTGGTGTACAAGGACGATGAATCGGTTTCTAACCTCTTATCTGGTTGTGTTAGCCTGGAGAATTTGGTGGTTCATCGATTCCAACAATCTGATGTGAATACTTTCACTATTGCGGTGCCATCCTTGCAGAGGCTAACACTTACTTCtgaaaatgatgatgaagactCTATCTATGTGATAAATGCTCCTTCTTTGAAATACTTGGAGTTTCAAGGGGTTTTAGATGATAACACTTTTGTGATCAAGAATTCACCTGAGCTGGTGGAGGCAAGTTTGAGAgatatttttgatgtttttggtcaTCCGAACATTTCAGTCTTTGAGAACATTCTTAGATCCCTTACTTCAGTCAAACGCCTTTCATTGGAGATATTGGCACCTTCAAAG ATTAAGTTTCCTACTGGTAGCATCTTCTTCCAGCTGGTATATTTGGAGCTAGATACATATGAACCAATGTGGTGGAATGTGCTTATGCTTATGCTTGATAGTTCACCTAATTTACAAGTCCTCAAGCTTATCCGC AAGTCGTGGAGGAGGGAAGATCCAGAGGCCTATATGAAAtggaataaaccaaaatatgttCCAAAATGTTTGTTGCTCCATCTCGAGACATTAGTGTGGAAAAATTACCAAGGGGAAATAGAAGATGAGAAAGAGGTTGCCAAATACATCCTTACGAATGCAAGTCGTCTGAAAAAGGCAACTTTCTCCAATGCATATATTCGTCCTGAAACGAGTCGTCAGAGGTTGAAGGAATTGAGAAGTGTGGTCATGGCTTCGAACTCATGCAAGCTTGTGTTCAAAGGACATCGTTAA
- the LOC104779911 gene encoding F-box/FBD/LRR-repeat protein At3g26920-like isoform X3: MDIGVLMGIAFGLHVRNLELYVYAFEKFRFPTSLCNSESLETLKLSDAILVDVPSPICLKSLRTLHLHGVVYKDDESVSNLLSGCVSLENLVVHRFQQSDVNTFTIAVPSLQRLTLTSENDDEDSIYVINAPSLKYLEFQGVLDDNTFVIKNSPELVEASLRDIFDVFGHPNISVFENILRSLTSVKRLSLEILAPSKIKFPTGSIFFQLVYLELDTYEPMWWNVLMLMLDSSPNLQVLKLIRKSWRREDPEAYMKWNKPKYVPKCLLLHLETLVWKNYQGEIEDEKEVAKYILTNASRLKKATFSNAYIRPETSRQRLKELRSVVMASNSCKLVFKGHR, from the exons ATGGATATTGGGGTATTGATGGGAATTGCGTTTGGACTCCATGTGCGTAACTTGGAACTCTATGTTTACGCTTTTGAGAAGTTCAGATTTCCTACAAGCTTGTGTAACTCTGAATCACTAGAGACACTGAAGCTCAGTGATGCCATTCTTGTGGATGTCCCCTCTCCGATTTGTCTTAAGTCCCTTAGAACTCTACACCTTCACGGGGTGGTGTACAAGGACGATGAATCGGTTTCTAACCTCTTATCTGGTTGTGTTAGCCTGGAGAATTTGGTGGTTCATCGATTCCAACAATCTGATGTGAATACTTTCACTATTGCGGTGCCATCCTTGCAGAGGCTAACACTTACTTCtgaaaatgatgatgaagactCTATCTATGTGATAAATGCTCCTTCTTTGAAATACTTGGAGTTTCAAGGGGTTTTAGATGATAACACTTTTGTGATCAAGAATTCACCTGAGCTGGTGGAGGCAAGTTTGAGAgatatttttgatgtttttggtcaTCCGAACATTTCAGTCTTTGAGAACATTCTTAGATCCCTTACTTCAGTCAAACGCCTTTCATTGGAGATATTGGCACCTTCAAAG ATTAAGTTTCCTACTGGTAGCATCTTCTTCCAGCTGGTATATTTGGAGCTAGATACATATGAACCAATGTGGTGGAATGTGCTTATGCTTATGCTTGATAGTTCACCTAATTTACAAGTCCTCAAGCTTATCCGC AAGTCGTGGAGGAGGGAAGATCCAGAGGCCTATATGAAAtggaataaaccaaaatatgttCCAAAATGTTTGTTGCTCCATCTCGAGACATTAGTGTGGAAAAATTACCAAGGGGAAATAGAAGATGAGAAAGAGGTTGCCAAATACATCCTTACGAATGCAAGTCGTCTGAAAAAGGCAACTTTCTCCAATGCATATATTCGTCCTGAAACGAGTCGTCAGAGGTTGAAGGAATTGAGAAGTGTGGTCATGGCTTCGAACTCATGCAAGCTTGTGTTCAAAGGACATCGTTAA